The following nucleotide sequence is from Camarhynchus parvulus unplaced genomic scaffold, STF_HiC, whole genome shotgun sequence.
AAACACTGGGATACTCCAGGAAAACAGAGCCTGATGCTgatggaagaggaggaagccTCCTTCCCAGGAAGCCACCACAGAGCTTGGATGGGAGGTGGAATGGCTGCGTGCTGGTCCCCATGGAGCCAGGAGAGGTCGGGATGCTCCGGAGCCTCAGGTGAAGAGCCGGGGCTGTAATGGGCTGTGGCCACgggctgagcagaggcagcctgtTCATCctgctccccaaatccctgaggcTTTTCCTACTGATCAGGctcattattttttcagagcCGTGAACAGAAATAACTGACAGGGAGTGAATAATCCATGAGGCTCTggctgagcagccagagcatTGTCAGGGAGTGtggaaagcaggaggaaaacactGAAGTCACCCCAAAACCTAAAGGAATGTTCAGGGAGGAGGTCACTGATCCCACTCTGGCACtggagggaaaatttgggatggatCCTGTGCCCAGAAATTAAGAGGATCCTCCCCCAGAGCACTGGGAACTCACCAGGATGTTCCCATCCCTTGGAAAATCTGCACTGGGGTCTCTTTCCTCACCTCCATCCCACCTTTCCATTTCCATGAACTTGGGATGCTCCTTAAGTACCTCGATGCTGCTGGATGCTCATCAGCACCTCATTAAACCCACCAGCACTCCCACAGATGCAGGACAATCAAGGGCAGAGCCATAAATGAGCTTGTCAGGAGCTGACAAACCTGCCCCTGCTCGAAATGACCCCAGagccctttcccttccctgaaaataaagcatttttttaggAACTGCCGCACGGATAAGGTTCGGGAGCACCCCTCAGCCCCACTCCCGCCACCCAGgatggtgggagcagggagcacatGACAccggtgtccccgtgtcacctcgcggagcagctccagccccgggCAGCCGCTCGGGTGGCGGCGGCAGGACCGGGATACGCTGTGCTGGCGTCACCGGCACCGCCGCCGGCCGCCCGGCTGCTCCAGCCACGCTAAATATAGCGGGACCGCGCTGGAATCGGGGggtgagggggtttggggagcagaATTCCCCCGGGAGACAACGTACCCTGTTTGGAGGGTGGAATTCCAGCAGGAGAGGGGATtagaggggcagaattcccTCGGGAGAGCAGGTACTGAGGGGTTTATGCGGACAGAATTCCCTCAGAATCAGGTACTGGGGTTTAGGAGGATGGAATTCTCTCAGGAGAGGGGTTTTGAGGGGCAGAACTCCCTCGGGAGAGCAGGCACCAGGAGTTTAGAGGAGCAAAGCTCCGCTGGGAGCAAGTGCCAGGGGTTTAGGGGAGCAGAATTCCCCTCAGGGAAAGCAAGCAGGTACCAGGAGTTCAGGGGGGCAGAATTCCCTCAGGAGAGAGCAACTATCCCTAAATCAGGCAGGATGAGCCTCTttcctgagaagcagcagccctgtgaaGGGGAAGGGTAGCTCCCACactgaaaattcccaaattcagGAGACACAAGCCCGAAGAGAGCATTTATTCCCAAGAGAAGATGAAGCCAACAGGGGACGAGCCGAGGTAATGCTCCGGTGACCCGCCCGGCTCCCGGCACACATCGGGGTCACTCCAGACCACCAGGAATTCCTGAACCCCAACACGAGTGAACCTCAGCATCCCACCAGGGATTTACAGGCAGGAATTGCCCAAGATTCCCCCCTTGGAGAAGCcccttctcacagcagccagcaagTGGAGCCCCTCAGGCCAGgcccaggggcagaggggcagggaatttgggggtgtccctggctttttggggggggaccagcacttcccagccagcagcacggTGGGAGAAGGATGCTGTAGCCCTGGGATTTAGGAGCGATGGAGGCAGGATCCCATTCCAACATCCTCCAAGTGTCAGACttcaggagcagccagctgcaAAGAGACCAgcaggtgttttgggaaggggccaggattttggggaaccctccccccccagcacccaccacccacaggggtttgggatctcctccccattcccagagcagagggatggatgCTCCGGGAtggtccctggggacaggggtgggatGTTTTCCCAGGGAGGAGACAGtgatggcagcaggatgggcacTGTCATCCCAGGAGCCATCCCAATGCTGATTCCACCCCTTATCCAGGCTATTCCCTAGATCACCTCGCTGTAGCTGGGAGGCTGAGGCAGCTCCGCCGGTGGCACGGCCAGATCCACacgggtggcactggggacgATCAGCATGGCCTGGGGAACACCGGGATTATGGGAGACACTGGGATCATGGGATGCAGCTTTTGGGACCCATCCCTGCCACCCCCCTCACCTTACCTCGTTGGAGCTGAGGCGGGTGGCCCGGCACCAGAAGTTGGCGGTGGCCACGGCGATGCAGAATTCCAGGATGGTGAAGATGAGCAGCACGATGGAAATCCCATTCCCTGCGAGCTCCAGGATGGGGAAAACCCCATCAATCCCCCcactcccagcagcacccaggaggATGAATCCCACACAGTggctcccccttcccctccctctgcaTGCCCAGCTCCAAGGTCTCGCTCCAAGCCCTCCATGCCGCCGTTTTTACGGCTCATGGATGCTTCCAGGGGGTGACTCATCTCCCGAGGTACCAGCTGAAAATAGGTCGTGCCGGCAGAGGAGAAACCACCACCTCaacagggatttgggaaaggACACCACACCCCTGGAGGGCTGGAGAAAAGGCCCCAGGGGAATTCCCAGGGGCAGGAATTCCGCCAAGTGGGATTTTACCAGGACGAGATAGCTGTAGTAGTTGAAGCTGGAGCGGTAGAGCCCGTTGAGGTTGAGGTCCACGATGAAGGCCACGATTCCCAGGAGGGCGAAGATGGCACTGATGACGTTCATGGTCTGGCTGCCCTTCACCTGCGGGCAcccaggggctttgggggggggGTGGCAGACTCCCCTAAAACCCCAGAGGGACACCCCATCCACCCCATGGGATCATTCTCGGTGTGCTCCCGGGAAAACTCACCGCGCATTCCGTGGGGCTCTTCTCGGCGCCGATGGAGAGGCACCCGGAGATGATgaactgcagcaggagagacaAGGCTcagctggcactgagggcacCCCAGGCACCCCAAACCTACCCAGAGGTGGCACTaacagggcacaggggacacagtGACCCCCCTGCCCttgttttccaggctgctgaAGCCTCGGGAGCCGCAGGTGCATCATTCCTGGTGGGCATCCCTTCCAACGGGTGTCCCACTTGCTAGCATCCCCCCCAGCAGGATTCCCTTCCCTGTGGGCATTGTTCCCTGGTGAGATTCCCTTCCTGGTGGGCATCCCACCCCCCCAGGCATTCTTTTCCCGGTGggaatcccttcccagcccccgGCACGCACCGACACACCGCCCAGGAAAGGGATCTCTCCGATGACGAAGACAGAAGTGTAGACATTGGTGAGCGTGGTCAGGACGATCCCGAAGCCGATGTGCAGGAATCCCGTCATAATCTGGATGGTCTGGAAGACCGGGATGGGTGGGAATGGGGTCAACTCAACCCCCCTGCCCACAGAGCCACCCTGGGGATGCGGGATGCCTTAATCCCAGCGCCTCTCCAGAGACACAGCAACCCCCGAGGGAACAGCGGGAATcccctgggaaggggctgcgGGGGCATTTTCCAAGCGTTTCTCCCCCCGACCCCCCCAAACTCACCCCCATGACGCGGTTCTTGCCCTTGGGCAGGGTCTCCGCCGTGTACATGACGGCGCGGCTGCCCAGCCGGAGGCTCCCCATGCCCTGCATGAGGAGAgcggggggcaccgggaccccccggaGCAGCCCCGGTCCCcaccggggccgcccccgccccacCCCGTGACAGCCCGCGCCCATTGGCTGAGCACCGTGACGTCAGCGGCTGCGGCATCCCCCCCCGGGGCACCGCCCAGCccacgggggacacggggggacacggggggatggaggggacagccccccaaaacccggGAAGGGAGGGAAGTAGGGCTGCGTGGGGTGGGAAGATGCTCCGTGGGGTGGGAAGATGCTCCATTGCGGGGTCCCCTGGCTCTTCCCAGTGGGGCAATTCCCAGTGTTGCCCCCTCGTTCCGGGCAGGGCTCCAGGACACCGTGTTCCCCCCGCCGGGAGGAGCTGCTCATCCCAAGCCCTCACTCATGGGAGTTAAGGAAATCGGGGTGCCAGCCCTCCCCCGAAAGCTCCCCACTCCCCAAGCTGCGTGTCCCCCCCGCCTCATTCCCGCTCCTTCCAGCTCCATGTCGTGTTTACAGGAGCgcagaaagggggaaaaaaataaaaaagaaaataaaaaaaatcaaaaccaccCCGCAGCGAATTCctggaagaaaaatccatcaaGGGCCATTAGGCTCCTGCGGCTCCTCCCCGCGGAGCGGGGGCACGGGCGGGGGCAGGGGCGGCACCAGGAcggagctgggcactgcccaggcgTGATTTCCTGATTTGCCCTGCATCTCCTTCCCCAGGAAGGGGTGGGCCTGAATGTCCTGgactcctgctgcaggaggagaggagtaGAGGGGGTCCCCCACACCTATCATTCCCTATTTTTAGGGCGTCCATCCCGTGGAGAAGGAGCCAAGAGCTCCAGGCGCAGGATTAAACCTGAAATCAGGGAATAATGAACACTCTGGGAATGAGAGGGACACACGATAGCACCCTGCACCCCCAAATTCATGGAGGGGACCCCTGTATCCCATCCTGATCCGGACAACACCACACCCCCCTGCCTGGAATCCCTCATGGACAGATCCCATCATGGGGGTCACAGGGAGGCTCAGAGCTGCGGATCCTGAGAGGAATCCGGGGCTCTGGGAGGgatccccatttccctggagcaggaacattccacaggcagggagaagggcctgctgccacagccaggagccCTGTGGCCAAGTGCAGGACATTCCCGTGCTGGATGCTGCGGGAAGAAgaggaattggggctgggggtgtcacccagctcagggcagaTGACAGAAAACCCGTGGGGCCGACAGGGTCCCCTCACTGCTGCCCTTCACCCTTCAGGGACACACAGTGTCCCCATTCCTCACCTGCAGGGCGGTGCCCAGCTCTGAGTGGTGCCACCATCCCTGTGCATGCAGACCCCAGGACAGTGGCCAGCACATGTGGCCACTGGTGACAGATTGGCATGGCgagcacacacagggctgtgacagggatttggggaccctCATGGTCCTTCTCCCCAGGGAGGGCAGCCAGGTCCCCCAAACAGCCCCTCACCCAGAGCATTccatgcagggctggggctgcaagGAACAGCACAAAGCACATTCCCCTGGGAGCCTCCATGGGGATAGGGAGGAAAAACAGagagcaccagccccagcaatGGCTGTAACAGCTGGGAGGAGAGTGCTGGCCACAGGGGAAGCTGGTTGGGACAGGCCTGTCCCTTGCACCCCCCTGGGGCTTGTTTCCAGAGTCTCCCAGGGATTTGATCCTGGACActcttcccacttttcccagcaggaaacaTGGAAAGTCCGTGAGGAgagcaagccctgctcagcagcagccaaagctcCCGTGTGTGATCCTCAGCATTCCCATCCTGAATCCAAAGCCAGCTACAGGGAAGAAAGGAACCCTCTTGTCGCAGTGAGATGGCCCCACAGAGTATCAccacacaatttcagaaggcttcagccCACACAGAGCAACACCTCACCACCTCAGAGGGCTGCAGGCGTCTgcccttcctgctctccagcccatccttttatcccctcctgttgatgccCTGtacctgtgtgccctgtgctcccttTGGTAttgctcagtgcccctgggcactccctgGCTCgttgctgtcactgctgctcacagctgtgcccactggggatggggctgggcccagccccactccgagtcaccacaaactgtgtgcctacagcccatcccagcccgAACTCGGTGCTGTGGGGAAACGCCGATTTATTTAAAACAGAGCATCCTCAGGAGCatctgagctgccagcaggggCCTCATCCTGCTTGTAGGAGCCCCCCGGAGGTGAGGGAACTCCAGCTCCCGTTGCCTCTGGAGGATCTTCTCCGACTCGGAGCGGCTCGGCCGCCCTGCAGCGCTGCGGGAGCTGCGGCTCGGGCTCCAGGGGCTCCGGGACgcttcctgctgtgctgcccgCCGCTGGGAGCTCCTCACGGCAGCAGGCCGCGCTCCCAGCTTCACTTCCAGGCTCTTCTTGGCCACGTGCATCCTCAGGGCCGAGCGGGCCCCGCTGATATCCGCGGAGCAGGCGGAGCTGCAGGACCT
It contains:
- the LOC115916696 gene encoding membrane-spanning 4-domains subfamily A member 12-like, which translates into the protein MQGMGSLRLGSRAVMYTAETLPKGKNRVMGTIQIMTGFLHIGFGIVLTTLTNVYTSVFVIGEIPFLGGVSFIISGCLSIGAEKSPTECAVKGSQTMNVISAIFALLGIVAFIVDLNLNGLYRSSFNYYSYLVLLAGNGISIVLLIFTILEFCIAVATANFWCRATRLSSNEAMLIVPSATRVDLAVPPAELPQPPSYSELAAPEV